In the Acropora muricata isolate sample 2 chromosome 1, ASM3666990v1, whole genome shotgun sequence genome, one interval contains:
- the LOC136916928 gene encoding uncharacterized protein — protein sequence MSVKRDVAENWKDFENKRDYYVIATDLRSKLDNDEGKEIVAATLCTVMGADCKRIMNSHPSLSTADKKDPAKIVQELKKHFIPQRNVLYERFVFNSAEQKLGETIDEYVVRLRQMAESCEFGTLKDSLIRNRIVIGTTDEGGRERLLRERPVPNLEKAIEGLRAFEISRTHKQVISSKEPEMIQHTEKRRNTYKPKGPRKAGKQGEPKRSPKPRQKQRQSESCKWCGRKEDHTRKDYPAKDAKCHLCQKKGHFATVCQSSKCVNAVDKDEGFDSHYTMGEVSSHREDFWSSDINVNSDSGEFKLDSGSKVTVVSDHTPWLKGLKLDPIKSEFRAPGNIKRSHLFKGQITNATLRKKPQRERVRHVQPSEQYPVKASDTSAPATHPSCRGTQRRESS from the coding sequence ATGTCTGTCAAAAGAGATGTTGCTGAAAATTGGAAGGACTTTGAAAACAAACGGGATTACTACGTGATTGCCACGGATCTGAGATCCAAACTCGACAACGACGAAGGGAAAGAGATTGTTGCTGCAACACTGTGCACAGTCATGGGAGCCGACTGCAAACGGAtcatgaactctcaccctagtTTGTCAACCGCAGACAAGAAAGACCCCGCGAAGATCGTCCAAGAACTCAAGAAACACTTCATCCCTCAACGCAATGTTTTGTACGAGCGCTTTGTATTCAATTCCGCTGAACAAAAACTCGGTGAAACAATCGACGAGTATGTTGTTCGCCTTCGACAGATGGCTGAATCGTGCGAATTTGGCACGCTTAAAGATTCGCTCATACGGAACCGGATCGTGATTGGTACAACAGACGAAGGCGGTCGTGAAAGATTGTTGAGGGAGAGGCCGGTACCAAACTTGGAGAAGGCAATCGAAGGTCTCCGAGCATTCGAGATCTCCAGAACACACAAGCAGGTGATCAGCAGTAAAGAGCCAGAGATGATACAACACACAGAGAAACGACGCAATACCTATAAGCCAAAGGGCCCTAGGAAAGCGGGCAAACAGGGCGAGCCGAAGAGGTCCCCCAAACCTAGACAAAAGCAACGGCAGTCGGAATCTTGCAAGTGGTGCGGCCGCAAGGAAGACCACACACGGAAAGACTACCCAGCAAAAGACGCAAAGTGTCACCTCTGCCAGAAAAAAGGCCACTTTGCCACAGTGTGTCAGTCATCCAAATGCGTCAATGCAGTGGATAAAGATGAAGGTTTTGACAGTCACTACACGATGGGTGAAGTCAGCTCCCACCGGGAAGACTTCTGGTCATCTGATATAAATGTTAACAGCGACTCTGGCGAGTTCAAGCTTGATAGCGGTTCAAAGGTCACAGTCGTCAGTGACCATACACCTTGGCTCAAGGGACTCAAACTCGACCCAATAAAAAGCGAGTTCCGAGCTCCTGGAAATATAAAACGGTCTCACCTTTTCAAAGGTCAGATCACTAATGCTACCCTCAGGAAGAAGCCACAGAGAGAACGTGTACGTCATGTCCAACCAAGTGAACAATATCCTGTCAAAGCCAGCGATACAAGCGCTCCGGCTACTCACCCCAGCTGCCGAGGTACACAACGTCGAGAAAGTTCCTGA